The DNA region ACCTGAGTAATAATCAGATGGAATGACGTTCTGCAAGAGCAGTATAATTTTCACTGCTCATTATCTAGGGCTGCCCCCCTTATAGTAGACTAGAATAGTATAGTAGAATAATTGTGGTAAGGTCATGCATTCTGCAACTAAAGATTGTCAATGCGGTAATATACAGGACAGGCCAGGGCATCCAAATGTTTGCCTATCATTCATCGACCTGAAATATGAATTATCATCTGAAACATTAAGTTGCAACTTCACAAGGCCGCTCGCTCTTAACGTTAACTTATCAATATGTGCACTATTTCAGTGTTTGTGCGGAATGAGGAAGTGCGCGCTGGTGTGATCATACAAATAATAGTTATACATATTTGTAAGCTTAAAAGACTGTTCTTTTATTTGAGTGCAGtcacaataacaaaacaaaatttgtGATTTTGTAAAATAATCAAATTGTATACCGTGTATACTTGTCTCAGTCATAAGAAATATAGGCCTATGTATAGAAAGTGAAATGTCTTCTTTAAACAAACCAATTCAGATGGAAAACAACTATTCTCAGGCGATGTGATCTATATGAAACTTTAGTACAGGCGCATCCACTGAGGAGATCGTCTTTTCCTCACTGCAGCCGAAAATACAGCAAACACTGGTTTatcaatgaattattaaaatgttatgatgGTCTTTTTGCTTTTTTCCCCTGATGCATTCATAATCATTATGCCAGTGCGCTGTGTGGCAAACCTTATTCATGCGCTACATTCACAGTTAAATGCTCATTACTAGGATTTAgggtttattaatataaatgtgcaATAAGTCGACTAACCGCTTAACATGCACTGTAATTTATTGGCTGTTACTTGCACACAGCCTCAGAAGTGACTCCTTAAATCATCTAAAGACAATACAAAAATTGCTCTAGCAAACCTAGTCCCTAAAGATAATAGTaatctgaatggtttaaacaagAACACAAGTTTGACTCTCACTGGAAACTTCACTGACACCATCATGTTGAATGACCAATACAGTGTCATTTACCTTAGTTTTTCATGTGACGTTTGTTGTGGCAAAATTATATCAACTCTCATCACCATAAGAGACAAACTCACTTTGTCTTTAATAAAAAGGtttattctttgcaaagaaggtcagacaTCAGACAGGAAACAGTTGCTGCAGAGTGTGACAAGGAAGGGAGGGCAATCCTCCGCCTTATATCTCTTTTCCAAGTCAAGGTTACAAACTCTCAGCAGCTGTACTTTTCCACACATAGAAAGAAAGTCAAAAACACGCTACTAAATCATTCTTATAAAGATCGGTTCCCCCTATATTTAAGGCCTAGAGCTCTTAGGTCATGGACAGATGCCTTTGGGTCTCCCAGTTGTTCCCCCTCTCAGCCCAGCATGGCCCTGTGGATCTTTTGAAAGTCATACATCTTACCCCAAACCCATTTCTCACTGTGACTACACAGCActtctaagaaaacacatgcagtaTACAATGTTTCAGAAGCATATAAGGTCATGCAAAATCAATAGAAACTAATTTTTCCATTACACGTTAAATCAAGACACATCAGTGAATCTTAAACACATTCTTACATCTGTTTTCCCACAACACCCAGCCATAAAACAATAGTAAGGCTTGTCTTTCACACGTTTCTTCAGGTATAATGCTCGTTCTTATACTGTATTGACCACAGATAAAGGGATGTTGTCCACAGTGAGAATGCAGATGTAACTTAAGAGTGTGAAACATGTGGCTTGACTCTGTTGTGGATTTTCATGTGTCCCTTAAGGTGGTCTTTTTTTACAAAACTCTTCCCACATTGATCACATGTGTGCGGTTTCTCTCCGCTGTGGATCATCATATGTGTCTTCAGGTTTACTTTTTGGGcaaagctctttccacactgatcacatgtgtgcggtttctctccagtgtggctCCTCATGTGTGTCTTAAGGTTTACGCTGAATGTAAAACTCTTCTCACACTGATAACAGGAgtacggcttctctccagtgtggatcctcatgtgAATCTTAAGGTTTGATTTTTGTgcaaaactcttcccgcactgatcacatgtgtgcggcttttctccagtgtggatcctctcatgtattTTCAGATATCCTGGCCAATCAAATCTctggtcacagtgtgaacacttgtaaggccTTCCTCTAGTGTGAACTGGCTGGTGCTTTTTCAGGTCACCGGCAGTAAAAAAGCTCTTCCCACAATCAAAGCACATGTGATCCTTCACACCATTGTGTCTTTTCTGGTGTTCTTTTAAGACACTCAGCAAACTAAAATGCTTTCCACACAAAGAACACATGTGAGGCTTttcttttatatgaattttcaggTGGACACTTAGGCCTGAAGCTGATGTAAATGTTTTCCTGCACTGATCACAGTAAAATGGCCTTTCTCCAGAATGCGAACGCAGATGTAATTTAAGAGTGTCCGCATCtctgaaactcttcccgcactgatcacatgggTACGGCTTCGCTCCAGTGTGGATCTTCATGTGAACAGTAAGGGCTCCTTTTTGTACAAAACTCTGTCCACATTGATCACACGTGtgtggcttctctccagtgtggattctcATGTGTAGCTTAAGGTGTTCTTTTCGTGTGAAACTGTTCCCGCACTGGTCACATGTGtgtggcttctctccagtgtggattttcATGTGTTTCTTCAGGTTTCCTTTTCGTGAAAAACTCATCCCGCACTGGTCACATGTGtgtggcttctctccagtgtggatcctcatgtgTTTCTTCAGGTTTCCTTTATGTGCAAAACTCATCCCGCACTGGTCACATGTGTGtgatttctctccagtgtggatttttATGTGGTTCTTAAGGTTATCTTTttgtgtgaaactctttccacactgatcacatgtgtgcgttttctctccagtgtggattttcATGTGCTCTTTAAGGCTACTTTtttgtgtgaaactcttcccgcatTGATCACACGTGTGCATCTTCTCTCCACCATTAACCctcatgtgactttttttgtttGGGAATCTCTTTCCAGTCCGAGGGCAAAAACTTTTTGCTCTTCTAACAGACTTTTCTCCAGTTTTGACATGTTGATTTTTCTCCTCTCCTTCACTCAGTTCTTCACTCTCCTCGATCTGTTCCATTAagtctaaaacataaaaataaaaagttttattttcatcCATGTATTCTCCAAACAGCTCATGGGGGATTTTATTTCCTGTAAGTCATCATTAACTTTAAAGGGGATTGAGAAAGTAAACTCAGATGTAACACCAGAATATCTTGCAATCCAATAGTtcagtaaatttttattaaacaattgtgtgtttttaataaacaattgTGTCCCTGGAATTTTTCATGAATTAGGCACACTGAttagttgttatttttaaaacaataccGGTACAAAtccttattttaaatgaatgaggACAATTTAAATAAGCCATTTTAGCCTTAGCACTGACCCACTGAATCTTGATTCAATCTCagcttttaaacaaaatgtagtgaaagtgaaagtttcCCAACACTGTTCCTGGAGGCACACCAACACTACACATTTTCCAACTTttcctaatcaaacacagctaAATCAACTATTCAGCTCTTAAGTAGAGACTCCAGGACCAGAAATATATCGGTCAGATAAGGGAGGGTTGCCATGCATCTCAATGTGGCTACTTATATTACGCCCTTAAAGTATGTACTCTTTTGGTAATGAAAAAGtacacttttgagtgtgtagtagaagagtaggcaagctttgggacatactatCATGTCACACAATTGCGTCTTTAAAGGAGCACCCTGTCACtgtaaactggcctgtcaatcatcttgtcacagttaacatcctCCACATTTCATTTAAGTTAGCATCCTACAATACTGGAGAGAAAAGAAGTAGCTAGTTGATCTGCCAGTCGTGATTTGATCACGACTGATCTGCTCCTCTTTCATGAGGAGAAGTCTGATCATATTTTCTGCATAATGACGCATTTAAAAGTTAACGACCAAATGGATGTTTATAAAAGTTCACATTGCTGTTGCAGATGAAATAACAcagataacaataaataaatatttttcaccaGGTTAAATGTTGATTATCATGCCGTGTTCcagtaacccgtgtttttccaaccttctagcCATGAAAAtacactggaacggcagtcaaacccgtgacctCCCACCCGTAagctcgtactagatcgatgtacagtaggtggacaacctaAATGGGGATTACCGCCGCGGGcgttaactgtaattcagtcgcgtgttaaaattatttgtgaaactaccgccaggtggcgcacaGGGACAGATTGCgaaattaatgtaattgtaaaatgagataaaaggaggaagtaaaacaacattaacattatgatataacattgtaacatcttaaatattaagttaatttcaaaatgtaggatagtcttaggctacagtctactcataaaaaatttaaagaagacctttacacaaaggatcatatgcattcattttcatttcggttcattcttggtttaaaaaaaatcttcaggttccatatgcagagcgaaatgagaatggtccagcatttaaaaataattattattaacttataTTATTCTTGGTCTTTTCAAACTACTAAaagtttgcatttttgaattttgccttatgtgtgaccaaaaatttaatattttctgtttcagctgtttgatcacgCTGGTGTCAagtgcacatattcactggaaacagcagtcgttcaccagacattcagcgttagcagCGATCCAtttactccacatattgttaattatgatttttttccatcgatactgaaacacgtgAACTACAAAAGCCTATTTTACTTCAAGAATAatacttaagcttcaaatgggcaacatcacgaatatggaaaacggatttctcccgagtgagagaatgagaaagcccaaccttaccttatgcttagcttgaaattattattctatattttttgtttatagctaagcctatataattatataatgcaattatatttatccattagaattatatatttttaattcttgttttgttctgatattattgttaaatttaaaggatttgttgtaaagtgaagggaactaaatatatcctgtttgtacatgataacgttattatttctaaatgtaataaaatgcaacttatacatgaattatataatatatataaaaaaaaaatacagcaaacgaaaataggtgattaatccgttaaaatgcaacctatacacgactcatattttttcctcacaaatttattttttagcgagtttaaaaataataaagaaaacatgcagcaaatgaaaaaaggcgattaatccattaaaatttgttactctgggttaacagtaattttaattattatatacttcagagcagagcctgcatgggcctaatctaggatacccaggttgttgttgtttttttccgttgcatctgaaaatgacttcgttcatcacattcacttcacgcgctctggcgcagatcccccTCGCGTTGTTCAGCTGTGGAAGATTTAAAAATGtgtgatataaaggttgctgtcccattttatacaggagttgttcatgtaaaaaaatctaattacattgttagttctaattatattattaacacaagttctctctcgctctatctctctctctctctctctctctctctctatttaacagcattagctcagtgaaatacgtcttccttcaggtagaatgaatgttttcccgcttgctaaatgttgggctcatgatcaataagttgtattagcctcaatctgattcagtaaagccaaaacacagaccgaattctgttcagctggagggggttgggttttgggggttagttatgtgtggcttgtgggggtcgagataaaggtgtgaattgctctttcatatggacagtgtcttatgaagCTTTCaaacttgctgaactggtttatataggactgttgttttggttatagactaaaaaatggtctgccccgaccttaagatttttctagttctagttgttcatttgttatattcaactaatcagaggtttatattaaatttacatagtcaaatcttaatatattccgcgctcaagcacatccattaagtttgccacaaagtacatgaagtagcctaataattgtgaaaaattagacatttttaattatttattaataaacaaatgttttcttgtctgctgcaagatgaaattcacagtgctggct from Carassius carassius chromosome 1, fCarCar2.1, whole genome shotgun sequence includes:
- the LOC132137113 gene encoding gastrula zinc finger protein XlCGF57.1-like isoform X1 codes for the protein MLGYSHQPRSGAELNIENMSDPESCRLENAETEEQRDLMEQIEESEELSEGEEKNQHVKTGEKSVRRAKSFCPRTGKRFPNKKSHMRVNGGEKMHTCDQCGKSFTQKSSLKEHMKIHTGEKTHTCDQCGKSFTQKDNLKNHIKIHTGEKSHTCDQCGMSFAHKGNLKKHMRIHTGEKPHTCDQCGMSFSRKGNLKKHMKIHTGEKPHTCDQCGNSFTRKEHLKLHMRIHTGEKPHTCDQCGQSFVQKGALTVHMKIHTGAKPYPCDQCGKSFRDADTLKLHLRSHSGERPFYCDQCRKTFTSASGLSVHLKIHIKEKPHMCSLCGKHFSLLSVLKEHQKRHNGVKDHMCFDCGKSFFTAGDLKKHQPVHTRGRPYKCSHCDQRFDWPGYLKIHERIHTGEKPHTCDQCGKSFAQKSNLKIHMRIHTGEKPYSCYQCEKSFTFSVNLKTHMRSHTGEKPHTCDQCGKSFAQKVNLKTHMMIHSGEKPHTCDQCGKSFVKKDHLKGHMKIHNRVKPHVSHS
- the LOC132137113 gene encoding gastrula zinc finger protein XlCGF57.1-like isoform X2, with translation MLGYSHQPRSGAELNIENMSDPESCRLENAETEEQRDLMEQIEESEELSEGEEKNQHVKTGEKSVRRAKSFCPRTGKRFPNKKSHMRVNGGEKMHTCDQCGKSFTQKSSLKEHMKIHTGEKTHTCDQCGKSFTQKDNLKNHIKIHTGEKSHTCDQCGMSFAHKGNLKKHMRIHTGEKPHTCDQCGMSFSRKGNLKKHMKIHTGEKPHTCDQCGNSFTRKEHLKLHMRIHTGEKPHTCDQCGQSFVQKGALTVHMKIHTGAKPYPCDQCGKSFRDADTLKLHLRSHSGERPFYCDQCRKTFTSASGLSVHLKIHIKEKPHMCSLCGKHFSLLSVLKEHQKRHNGVKDHMCFDCGKSFFTAGDLKKHQPVHTRGRPYKCSHCDQRFDWPGYLKIHERIHTGEKPHTCDQCGKKFCKKRPP